From a single Centropristis striata isolate RG_2023a ecotype Rhode Island chromosome 14, C.striata_1.0, whole genome shotgun sequence genomic region:
- the LOC131984335 gene encoding uncharacterized protein LOC131984335 has protein sequence MQLDVPRSPAPPVRLFSVCPGAPHAPASQPPRPAPERAGRDGRLTAESSAVAPVLRPQARTHTHIFSKKIKCVPLPHPGRVPRAQLIKAKRITMSSAVATLAVPPRVKAEAGAAGPPRCPPGRPSTVPSGCRATVPPREAATAPRLGPLVVEGLRCETTLSLRWERWAALAAPPWVLRTISRGYRLQFAAVPPRFAGIIHSQARGESARVLQEEILSLLNKRAICVVPPAQCQSGFYSRYFLVPKRGGTGIRPILDLRALNKFLRKYKFRMLTHASLLRLVRQNDWFTSVDLKDAYFHIPIYPPHRKYLRFAFQGICYEYRVLPFGLSLSPRVFVRCTEAAIAPLRRQGIRLATYLDDWLLLAQSEQEARAHTRILMQHLVDLGFVINAEKSVLSPAQEIIFLGLSLDSVSFTARLSAERVRVFRTCLALFRPRTSVRFRLCLRLLGLMASAILVVRLGRLHMREFQLWVASCGLDPVRHGARMVPVTPGCARSLRHWRVPSFLTRGVPMGSVLSRKVVTTDASLTGWGGIHEGRSVRGVWSVGLQRSHINFLELSAVFLSLKHFLPSLMGHHVLVRTDNTTTVAYINRQGGLRSRQLHMLARRLILWSCGRLLSLRATHVPGVLNTGADLLSRGAPVYGEWTLHPEVVEQLWSRYGRAAVDLFASRENAQCALFYSLRGVDAPLGIDALAHAWPRELLYAFPPLALIPPTLSRVREHGHALILVAPHWPAMHWLAEIYRLLCTQPWQLPLRRDLLSQGGGMVFHPHPERLALWAWPLSGSICQLGVSHSE, from the coding sequence ATGCAGCTGGACGTTCCCCGTTCTCCAGCCCCACCTGTTCGGCTTTTCAGCGTGTGCCCGGGGGCCCCCCACGCCCCCGCCTCCCAGCCGCCACGGCCTGCGCCAGAGCGAGCCGGGAGAGATGGACGTTTGACGGCGGAGAGTTCAGCGGTTGCCCCTGTCTTACGTccacaagcacgcacacacacacacattttctcaaagaaaataaaatgtgtcccGCTGCCGCATCCAGGCCGAGTGCCGAGGGCGCAGCTAATAAAAGCCAAAAGAATCACAATGAGCAGCGCGGTGGCAACGCTCGCTGTTCCCCCTCGGGTAAAAGCCGAGGCGGGGGCGGCGGGGCCGCCGCGCTGCCCACCCGGACGGCCGTCCACTGTGCCGTCCGGGTGCCGTGCCACTGTTCCACCACGGGAGGCCGCCACCGCACCGCGGCTGGGGCCTCTCGTGGTGGAGGGGCTGCGGTGCGAGACCACTCTCTCCCTCAGGTGGGAGAGATGGGCCGCACTCGCGGCTCCGCCTTGGGTGTTGAGGACGATTTCGCGGGGTTACAGGCTGCAGTTCGCCGCCGTTCCTCCGCGTTTCGCCGGTATAATACACTCTCAGGCTCGGGGGGAGTCAGCTCGTGTTTTGCAGGAGGAAATCCTCTCGCTATTAAACAAAAGAGCAATTTGTGTCGTTCCCCCCGCACAGTGTCAGAGCGGTTTTTACTCCAGGTATTTTCTGGTTCCCAAACGGGGGGGGACCGGTATTCGCCCTATCCTGGATTTACGTGCTCTGAACAAATTTCTCAGGAAATACAAATTCAGGATGCTTACACACGCATCCCTGTTGCGCCTTGTGCGGCAGAACGATTGGTTCACTTCTGTCGATCTGAAAGACGCGTATTTCCACATCCCGATCTATCCTCCCCACAGAAAGTATCTGAGGTTCGCTTTCCAGGGGATCTGCTACGAGTATCGCGTACTTCCCTTCGGCCTGTCTTTAAGCCCGAGGGTGTTTGTGCGGTGCACGGAAGCGGCGATAGCCCCGCTGAGACGGCAGGGCATTCGCCTGGCCACATATCTGGACGACTGGCTGCTGCTGGCACAGTCGGAGCAGGAGGCCAGAGCGCACACGCGTATTCTCATGCAACACCTGGTGGATCTGGGTTTCGTGATAAACGCGGAAAAGAGCGTGCTGTCCCCGGCGCAGGAGATAATCTTTCTGGGATTATCCCTGGACTCGGTGTCTTTCACGGCGCGCCTCTCGGCGGAGCGTGTGAGGGTCTTCAGGACATGTCTCGCGCTTTTTCGTCCGAGGACATCTGTTCGATTCAGGTTGTGTCTTCGGTTACTCGGGTTGATGGCGTCTGCCATTCTCGTAGTCCGTCTCGGTCGCCTCCACATGAGGGAATTCCAGCTGTGGGTGGCCTCATGTGGGCTGGACCCCGTGCGTCATGGCGCACGGATGGTGCCGGTCACGCCGGGGTGCGCCAGGTCGCTGCGCCACTGGCGAGTCCCGTCCTTTCTGACCCGCGGGGTACCCATGGGCTCCGTTCTGTCCAGGAAGGTGGTCACTACGGACGCCAGCCTGACGGGATGGGGCGGGATTCACGAGGGCCGGTCTGTGAGGGGCGTCTGGAGTGTGGGCCTCCAGCGGTCTCACATAAATTTTCTGGAGCTTTCAGCGGTGTTCCTCTCCCTGAAACATTTTCTTCCGTCTCTCATGGGTCATCATGTCCTGGTGAGGACGGACAATACGACGACGGTGGCGTATATCAACCGTCAGGGGGGTTTACGCTCCCGTCAGCTGCACATGTTGGCACGCAGACTGATCCTGTGGAGCTGCGGTCGTCTCCTCTCTCTGAGAGCGACGCATGTTCCGGGAGTCCTGAACACGGGCGCGGACCTGTTGTCCAGGGGCGCGCCAGTGTACGGGGAATGGACTCTGCACCCGGAGGTTGTGGAGCAGTTGTGGTCCCGTTACGGTCGGGCCGCGGTGGATCTGTTCGCGTCGCGAGAGAACGCGCAGTGCGCGCTGTTTTACTCTCTGCGCGGCGTGGATGCTCCCCTCGGCATAGACGCGTTAGCGCACGCCTGGCCGCGCGAGCTTCTTTATGCGTTCCCTCCCCTGGCCTTGATACCCCCCACTCTGTCCAGAGTGAGGGAGCACGGCCACGCGCTGATTCTGGTGGCTCCGCATTGGCCTGCGATGCATTGGCTGGCGGAGATATATCGGTTGCTGTGCACCCAACCCTGGCAGCTCCCGCTGCGCAGGGACCTGCTGTCGCAAGGGGGGGGGATGGTCTTCCATCCGCACCCGGAGCGCCTGGCGCTCTGGGCTTGGCCCCTGAGTGGCTCAATCTGTCAGCTGGGGGTCTCTCACAGCGAGTGA